The Verrucomicrobiota bacterium genome window below encodes:
- the lhgO gene encoding L-2-hydroxyglutarate oxidase, translated as MSHKRIIIIGGGIVGLATAFKLTRRCPSARVIVLEKEEAVGRHQTGNNSGVLHAGLYYKPGSTKALLAVSGIQEMVAFCREHNIPHEICGKLVVAADQSEIPRLHDLYDRGNKNGLQGLRLLDQHQMREIEPHVGGVMALRVPQEGIVDYPKVCAVLLQQIEAHEGRVVTRAKVTALRLNANGWIAQTTAGDFEPDFLINCAGLHCDRVSELAGEKREVRIVPFRGEYYKIKPDRQHLVRNLIYPVPDPKFPFLGVHFTRLIHGGIEAGPNAVLAFAREGYRKTDINLTDLFDALTFSGLWRFLAKHKRMSWEELKRSFSRRLFCESLQKLVPEIRREDLETGGAGVRAQAMSPSGELVQDFCFVKRPKALHVLNAPSPAATASLAIGEAIVRQVASECG; from the coding sequence TTGTCTCATAAGCGCATCATCATAATCGGCGGCGGGATTGTTGGATTGGCAACCGCCTTCAAACTGACGCGGCGTTGTCCCTCCGCACGGGTCATTGTGTTGGAGAAGGAGGAGGCCGTCGGCCGTCACCAGACCGGCAACAACAGCGGCGTCTTGCACGCCGGGCTGTATTACAAACCCGGTTCGACAAAGGCGTTGCTGGCGGTCTCCGGAATTCAAGAAATGGTGGCCTTCTGTCGCGAGCACAACATTCCCCATGAAATCTGCGGCAAGCTGGTGGTGGCAGCCGATCAATCTGAAATCCCGCGACTCCACGATCTGTACGACCGCGGAAACAAAAATGGTTTGCAGGGGTTGAGACTCCTTGATCAGCACCAGATGCGGGAGATTGAACCGCACGTAGGCGGAGTGATGGCACTGCGCGTGCCACAGGAAGGGATTGTGGATTATCCAAAAGTCTGTGCCGTGCTGCTTCAACAAATCGAAGCGCATGAGGGCCGGGTGGTGACGCGGGCCAAAGTGACTGCCTTGCGTTTGAACGCGAACGGCTGGATTGCGCAAACGACCGCGGGAGATTTTGAGCCGGATTTTTTGATCAACTGTGCCGGCTTGCATTGTGACCGTGTCAGCGAACTGGCCGGTGAAAAGCGGGAAGTGAGGATCGTCCCCTTCCGCGGAGAATACTACAAGATCAAACCCGACCGGCAGCATCTCGTTCGCAACCTGATCTATCCAGTGCCTGATCCGAAGTTTCCTTTTCTCGGCGTTCATTTTACGCGGTTAATTCACGGCGGCATCGAAGCCGGCCCGAATGCGGTGCTGGCGTTTGCGCGGGAAGGCTATCGCAAGACCGACATCAATCTGACCGACTTGTTCGATGCGCTGACTTTTTCCGGGCTGTGGAGATTTCTGGCAAAACACAAACGGATGAGTTGGGAAGAATTGAAACGTTCGTTCAGCCGACGGCTCTTTTGCGAGTCGCTGCAAAAACTGGTGCCGGAAATCCGCCGGGAAGATTTGGAAACGGGCGGCGCCGGAGTCCGCGCGCAAGCGATGTCGCCCAGTGGCGAACTCGTACAGGATTTTTGTTTCGTGAAACGGCCCAAGGCACTGCACGTTTTGAACGCTCCCAGTCCGGCCGCGACCGCTTCCCTGGCCATTGGGGAGGCAATCGTTCGGCAGGTCGCTTCAGAATGTGGGTGA